In one window of Agrobacterium larrymoorei DNA:
- the urtC gene encoding urea ABC transporter permease subunit UrtC, with amino-acid sequence MITGFLLRALDRRISIAVGIILAVSLIIPALNLLLPPTSPLHVPTYMMSMLGKYLAYALLALALDLVWGYCGILSLGHGAFFALGGYAMGMYLMRQIGSRGTYGDPVLPDFMVFLNWKALPWFWHGFDMFWFAMLMVLVVPGLLAFVFGWFAFRSRVNGVYLSIITQAMTYALLLAFFRNDMGFGGNNGLTDFKDILGFSVQAPGTRAVLFAMTAVMLALSLLIASGIVNSKFGKVLVGVRDAESRVRFLGYRVENIKLFTFVVSAMMAGIAGALFVPQVGIINPGEFAPANSIEVVVWTAVGGRGTLIGPIIGAIMVNGGKSYFTGAFPEFWLFALGGLFIAVTLFFPKGIVGTIQQFIANRRGRVSKPKAAATPGNDDAVASQAAE; translated from the coding sequence ATGATCACCGGTTTTCTCCTCCGCGCGCTAGACCGCCGCATCTCGATTGCCGTCGGCATCATTCTCGCCGTCTCGCTCATCATTCCGGCGCTGAATCTTCTGCTGCCACCCACGAGCCCGTTGCATGTGCCGACCTATATGATGTCGATGCTCGGCAAGTATCTCGCCTATGCGCTGCTGGCGCTGGCGCTTGATCTGGTCTGGGGTTACTGCGGCATTCTTTCGCTCGGCCACGGCGCATTCTTCGCGCTCGGCGGCTATGCCATGGGCATGTATCTGATGCGCCAGATCGGCTCGCGTGGCACCTATGGTGATCCGGTGTTGCCGGATTTCATGGTGTTCCTCAACTGGAAGGCACTGCCGTGGTTCTGGCATGGCTTCGACATGTTCTGGTTTGCGATGCTGATGGTGCTGGTCGTGCCGGGCCTGCTCGCCTTCGTCTTCGGCTGGTTCGCCTTTCGCTCCCGCGTCAACGGCGTTTATCTCTCCATCATCACGCAGGCGATGACCTATGCGCTGCTGCTCGCCTTCTTCCGCAATGATATGGGTTTCGGCGGCAATAACGGCCTGACGGATTTCAAGGATATTCTCGGCTTCTCTGTCCAGGCCCCCGGCACCCGCGCTGTTCTTTTTGCCATGACGGCGGTGATGCTGGCGCTTTCGCTGCTGATTGCATCCGGCATCGTCAACTCGAAATTCGGCAAGGTGCTGGTCGGTGTTCGCGATGCGGAAAGCCGCGTTCGCTTCCTTGGCTATCGCGTCGAGAACATCAAGCTGTTTACCTTCGTCGTTTCGGCCATGATGGCGGGTATCGCGGGCGCGTTGTTCGTGCCGCAGGTCGGCATCATCAACCCCGGCGAATTCGCGCCCGCCAACTCCATCGAAGTCGTCGTCTGGACGGCGGTTGGTGGACGCGGAACGCTGATCGGGCCGATCATCGGTGCTATCATGGTCAATGGCGGCAAGAGCTATTTCACCGGCGCGTTTCCAGAATTCTGGCTGTTTGCGCTGGGTGGCCTTTTCATTGCCGTTACGCTGTTTTTCCCCAAGGGCATCGTCGGCACCATCCAGCAGTTCATAGCGAACCGTCGCGGCCGGGTGTCGAAGCCCAAGGCGGCGGCGACACCCGGCAATGACGATGCAGTCGCAAGCCAGGCAGCGGAGTGA
- a CDS encoding lysozyme inhibitor LprI family protein: MSRMVRLASALLLLTGFFAMANVRAEDAPDCSNPQTQFDLNQCAGVDYDKADKELNAEYQKLRKLLADRDKDADENTKGAVEALVAAQRAWVAFRDANCKLSGFQARGGSMEPMIVASCLADMTREQTEELKSLSERF, encoded by the coding sequence ATGAGCCGCATGGTTCGATTGGCTTCCGCCTTGCTATTGCTAACTGGCTTTTTCGCGATGGCGAATGTTCGTGCCGAGGATGCGCCTGACTGCTCCAACCCGCAGACGCAATTCGATCTGAACCAGTGCGCGGGTGTCGATTATGACAAGGCTGACAAGGAGTTGAATGCAGAGTACCAGAAGCTGCGCAAACTGTTGGCTGACCGGGACAAGGACGCGGACGAGAACACCAAGGGTGCTGTCGAAGCGTTGGTTGCCGCGCAGCGTGCTTGGGTCGCCTTTCGTGATGCAAATTGCAAACTGTCAGGTTTTCAGGCGCGTGGCGGGTCGATGGAGCCGATGATCGTCGCTTCGTGCCTCGCGGACATGACTCGTGAGCAAACGGAAGAGTTGAAGTCACTCTCGGAGCGGTTCTGA
- a CDS encoding DUF1272 domain-containing protein, translating into MALELRPNCECCDQDLPPESPDAMMCSFECTFCVDCATTTLGGACPNCKGELVRRPVRPAAALLNNPASTRRVLKAEGCVSNAA; encoded by the coding sequence ATGGCGCTCGAACTTCGCCCCAATTGCGAATGCTGCGACCAAGATCTGCCACCGGAAAGCCCTGATGCTATGATGTGTTCCTTCGAATGCACATTCTGCGTGGACTGCGCCACAACGACACTTGGCGGCGCATGCCCGAACTGTAAGGGTGAGCTGGTGCGGCGGCCCGTGCGCCCGGCGGCGGCTCTGCTCAACAACCCTGCCTCCACCCGGCGTGTGCTGAAGGCGGAAGGCTGCGTCAGTAACGCCGCTTGA
- a CDS encoding peroxiredoxin: protein MLGKKVPAVTFRTRVRDEAVGGPNPYRWQDMTSDDYFKGKKVVLFSLPGAFTPTCSTFQLPDFEKLAPEFRALGVDEIYCLSVNDAFVMNAWAKGQNLENVKVIPDGSGEFTRKMGMLVAKDNLGFGMRSWRYAAVINDGVVEQWFEEEGYSDNCESDPYGVSAPQYILEQLKEKQAA from the coding sequence ATGCTCGGCAAAAAGGTACCCGCCGTTACTTTCCGCACGCGCGTTCGCGACGAGGCCGTCGGTGGCCCGAACCCCTATCGCTGGCAGGACATGACCTCGGACGATTATTTCAAGGGCAAGAAGGTCGTGCTGTTTTCGCTGCCGGGCGCTTTCACGCCAACCTGCTCCACCTTCCAGCTTCCCGATTTCGAAAAGCTAGCGCCGGAATTCCGCGCCCTCGGTGTCGATGAAATCTACTGCCTCTCGGTCAACGATGCCTTCGTAATGAATGCCTGGGCCAAGGGCCAGAACCTTGAAAACGTGAAGGTTATTCCCGATGGTTCGGGCGAGTTCACCCGCAAGATGGGCATGCTGGTTGCCAAGGACAATCTCGGCTTCGGCATGCGTTCCTGGCGTTATGCCGCCGTCATCAATGATGGCGTTGTGGAGCAGTGGTTCGAGGAAGAAGGTTATTCCGACAATTGCGAGAGCGACCCTTATGGCGTCTCCGCTCCGCAGTACATTCTCGAGCAGCTGAAAGAAAAACAGGCCGCCTGA
- a CDS encoding urease subunit beta, translated as MIPGEIIAAEGTLELNAGQPTVTIEVANSGDRPVQVGSHYHFYETNAGLLFEREKARGMRLDIPAGTAVRFEPGQKREVTLVPLSGKREVYGFRQMVMGRL; from the coding sequence ATGATACCAGGTGAGATCATTGCCGCAGAGGGCACGCTGGAGCTCAATGCAGGACAGCCAACCGTGACGATCGAGGTTGCCAATTCCGGTGACCGGCCCGTGCAGGTCGGTAGCCATTACCACTTTTATGAGACCAATGCGGGCCTGCTTTTCGAGCGGGAAAAGGCGCGCGGCATGCGGCTGGATATTCCGGCTGGGACCGCGGTGCGTTTCGAGCCGGGGCAAAAGCGCGAGGTAACGCTGGTGCCACTTTCCGGCAAGCGTGAAGTCTATGGTTTTCGTCAGATGGTCATGGGGAGGCTTTGA
- the urtD gene encoding urea ABC transporter ATP-binding protein UrtD, translating into MNTISENRTKSLLYLDGVSVSFDGFKALNSLSFVVEPGELRAIIGPNGAGKTTMMDIITGKTRPDTGKVLFEDSIDLTKKDEADIAQLGIGRKFQKPTVFESHTVWDNLELALNRKRGVFATLFYRLTAEDRARIEEILSTVRLSHRGDDLAANLSHGQKQWLEIGMLLAQEPKLLLVDEPVAGMTDAETAETAVLLKEIAKTRSVVVVEHDMGFIRELGVKVTCLAEGSVLAEGSIDFVSNDPKVIENYLGR; encoded by the coding sequence ATGAACACGATTTCCGAAAACAGAACGAAAAGCCTGCTTTATCTCGACGGCGTGTCCGTTTCCTTCGATGGCTTCAAGGCGCTGAACTCACTGTCCTTCGTGGTGGAGCCGGGTGAACTCCGCGCCATCATTGGCCCGAATGGTGCCGGCAAGACGACGATGATGGACATCATCACCGGCAAGACGCGACCCGATACGGGAAAAGTGCTGTTCGAAGACAGTATCGACCTGACGAAGAAGGACGAAGCGGATATCGCCCAGCTCGGCATAGGCCGAAAATTCCAGAAGCCGACCGTGTTCGAGAGCCACACCGTCTGGGACAATCTCGAACTGGCGCTCAACCGCAAACGCGGCGTCTTCGCCACGCTGTTCTATCGGCTGACGGCGGAAGACAGGGCTCGTATCGAAGAAATCCTCTCAACAGTCCGCCTCAGCCACCGCGGCGACGACCTCGCCGCCAACCTTTCGCACGGCCAGAAACAATGGCTGGAAATTGGCATGCTCTTGGCACAGGAACCGAAGCTCCTTCTGGTAGACGAGCCCGTCGCGGGGATGACTGATGCGGAGACGGCGGAAACCGCCGTCCTGCTGAAAGAAATCGCCAAGACCCGCTCCGTAGTGGTGGTGGAACACGACATGGGCTTCATCCGCGAGCTTGGGGTCAAGGTTACGTGCCTCGCGGAAGGCTCGGTGCTGGCGGAGGGGTCGATTGATTTTGTGTCGAACGATCCGAAAGTCATTGAGAATTATCTGGGGCGGTGA
- a CDS encoding GFA family protein, with protein sequence MAVEHYHGGCQCGAVSFEVDVDLEHTVTCNCSRCKRLGSVLSFTPRDQFKLLSGEEHLKEYLFNKKQIHHLFCSDCGIESFAYGEAPDGKKMVAVNANCLDGVDPRALKPHHHDGAAA encoded by the coding sequence ATGGCTGTGGAACATTATCATGGCGGCTGCCAGTGCGGCGCCGTAAGCTTCGAGGTGGATGTCGATCTTGAACACACGGTAACCTGCAATTGCTCTCGCTGCAAAAGGCTGGGCTCGGTCCTGAGCTTTACGCCGCGCGATCAGTTCAAGCTGCTTTCCGGCGAAGAGCATCTGAAGGAATATCTCTTCAACAAAAAGCAGATTCATCATCTCTTCTGTAGCGATTGCGGCATCGAGAGCTTTGCCTATGGCGAAGCGCCCGATGGCAAGAAGATGGTGGCGGTAAACGCCAATTGCCTCGATGGTGTCGATCCGCGTGCGTTGAAGCCACATCATCATGATGGTGCGGCAGCATGA
- a CDS encoding urease subunit gamma, producing the protein MNLTPREKDKLLISMAAMVARRRLERGVKLNYPEAIALITDFVVEGARDGRAVAELMEAGAHVITRDQVMEGIAEMIHDVQVEATFPDGTKLVTVHEPIR; encoded by the coding sequence ATGAACCTCACCCCCAGGGAAAAAGACAAGCTGCTGATCTCCATGGCCGCCATGGTGGCCCGCAGGCGGCTGGAACGCGGCGTGAAGCTCAACTATCCCGAAGCTATCGCCCTCATCACCGATTTCGTGGTGGAAGGCGCGCGCGACGGTCGCGCGGTGGCCGAGCTGATGGAGGCCGGAGCGCATGTCATCACCCGCGATCAGGTCATGGAAGGTATAGCCGAGATGATCCATGACGTTCAGGTCGAAGCGACGTTTCCGGATGGTACGAAGCTTGTGACCGTTCACGAGCCAATCCGTTAA
- a CDS encoding urease accessory protein UreD gives MFQEGCAKIRLPETFSNEMEAILINSSGGLTGGDEVEWQAVAAANTSLVVTTQACEKVYKASAGTAAVTVRVTAQENARLHWLPQETILFDRASLTRRLEADLHATSEFLAVEAVLLGRQAMGEAMEEGLFRDRWRIRHGGKLIHAEELFLDGRIADLTRHSSVLNGRVAFATLLYIGPLAEALLPKIRAIAGESGGASEWQGKLVIRLSAADGFSLRKMLFPIISLLRNGASVPKVWNL, from the coding sequence TTGTTTCAGGAGGGCTGCGCCAAGATCAGGCTTCCTGAAACCTTTTCCAATGAAATGGAAGCCATTCTCATCAATTCCTCCGGCGGCCTGACCGGCGGGGATGAGGTGGAATGGCAAGCCGTTGCCGCGGCCAATACCAGCCTCGTTGTGACCACGCAGGCCTGTGAAAAGGTCTATAAGGCGTCCGCAGGCACGGCTGCCGTCACCGTTCGCGTTACCGCCCAGGAAAATGCCCGGCTCCACTGGCTGCCGCAGGAAACCATTCTTTTCGACCGCGCCTCGCTGACCCGCAGGCTGGAAGCAGATCTCCACGCAACATCCGAATTTCTTGCCGTCGAAGCCGTTCTGCTCGGTCGTCAGGCCATGGGCGAAGCGATGGAGGAGGGACTGTTTCGCGACCGCTGGCGCATTCGCCACGGCGGCAAGCTCATCCATGCGGAAGAGCTTTTTCTCGATGGGCGGATTGCCGATCTTACGCGACACTCCTCCGTTCTGAATGGGCGGGTCGCCTTCGCCACGCTTCTCTATATCGGCCCGCTGGCCGAGGCTCTGCTGCCTAAAATTAGGGCTATTGCCGGAGAAAGCGGCGGGGCCAGCGAGTGGCAGGGAAAGCTCGTCATCCGCCTTTCCGCCGCAGACGGATTCTCTCTTAGAAAAATGCTTTTTCCGATCATTTCGCTCTTGCGAAACGGTGCGTCTGTGCCGAAAGTCTGGAATCTGTAA
- a CDS encoding GIY-YIG nuclease family protein has translation MSGYVYIVASQKRGTLYIGVTSNLEQRIYEHREGLTKGFTSRYGCTRLVWYEEHMSIGTAIPREKSLKRWYRDWKIKLIEDFNPEWRDLYEEFG, from the coding sequence ATGAGCGGATACGTCTACATCGTAGCCAGCCAAAAGCGCGGAACGCTCTACATTGGCGTGACGTCCAATCTTGAGCAGCGCATTTACGAACATCGTGAAGGTCTGACGAAGGGCTTCACGAGCCGATACGGCTGCACGCGGCTCGTCTGGTACGAAGAGCACATGAGCATCGGAACGGCCATTCCGCGCGAGAAGTCGCTGAAACGATGGTATCGCGATTGGAAGATCAAGCTGATTGAGGATTTTAATCCGGAATGGCGTGATCTTTATGAAGAATTCGGTTGA
- the urtE gene encoding urea ABC transporter ATP-binding subunit UrtE codes for MLSVENINLHYGAAQALRGISLNAEMGKITCVLGRNGVGKSSLLRAVTGQHAISGGAISFGGESLNGLAPYQRVKRGVGYVPQGREIFPLLTVQENLESGYAPLPRRERFIPDDIFSLFPVLQTMLSRRGGDLSGGQQQQLAIGRALVTRPKILVLDEPTEGIQPSIIKDIGRAIKYLRDSTGMAILLVEQYLDFCRELADYVYIMDRGEVVHEGEAQTLDTQEARRHLTV; via the coding sequence ATGCTAAGCGTCGAAAACATCAACCTCCACTATGGCGCAGCGCAGGCGTTGCGGGGCATTTCGCTGAATGCTGAAATGGGCAAGATTACCTGCGTGCTGGGGCGCAACGGGGTGGGTAAAAGCTCGCTGTTGCGCGCCGTCACCGGCCAGCATGCCATTAGCGGTGGAGCAATCAGTTTCGGCGGCGAGAGCCTGAATGGGCTGGCGCCCTATCAGCGGGTCAAGCGTGGCGTGGGGTATGTGCCGCAGGGGCGGGAGATATTTCCACTCTTGACGGTGCAGGAAAATCTGGAGAGTGGTTATGCGCCGCTGCCGCGCCGGGAGCGGTTTATTCCGGATGATATTTTCAGCCTGTTTCCTGTGTTGCAGACAATGCTGTCGCGGCGCGGCGGCGATCTCTCGGGTGGGCAGCAGCAGCAGCTGGCCATTGGTCGGGCACTGGTAACGCGCCCTAAAATTCTGGTGCTGGATGAGCCGACCGAAGGCATTCAGCCCTCGATCATCAAGGATATCGGGCGCGCGATCAAATATCTGCGGGATTCCACCGGTATGGCGATCCTGCTGGTCGAGCAGTATCTCGATTTCTGCCGGGAGCTTGCGGACTACGTCTACATCATGGACCGTGGCGAAGTGGTGCATGAAGGTGAGGCGCAGACGCTGGATACGCAGGAAGCGCGGCGTCATCTGACAGTATAA
- a CDS encoding alpha/beta hydrolase family esterase → MNLTVAGRTFRFIRSAKTVFASFAILTSMSAAASASMCGQTIQPGRHEFSLMSQGSEREGVYFVPSSYDGKKPLPVIFDFHGSNSNPNGQLDRSGWDKVAERAGVVVVALQGSLDGELPGTHAWNVPGVTTRKGGLDELSFIRDAVSMVKSKFCVDEERFYGSGYSGGGRMLSQYLCSGSNDFAAAGFVASLRAGYPVETEGKWGPDAKSCAPAKPMSIVAFAGTKDPANPYQGGGKAYWQYGGETALKRWAEMDGCKGSVKSKSAGNFTFNSYDVCKSGARIHSYVIDAWDHAWPRATMKSEVIAASAVLTRKPGSDATPKAQPAVDRKTSSSDTVQQVDAAERMWDFFQNTEGQMVVDATAKTDCSVKAVSASASAKASETTCSQTLKASANPARSAPVAEDAL, encoded by the coding sequence ATGAATCTGACTGTTGCTGGCCGGACGTTCCGGTTTATTCGCTCCGCAAAAACAGTGTTTGCGAGCTTTGCCATTCTCACGAGCATGAGTGCCGCCGCATCTGCATCGATGTGCGGTCAGACAATCCAGCCGGGTCGGCATGAGTTTTCGCTCATGTCTCAAGGGTCTGAACGCGAAGGCGTCTATTTCGTTCCATCTTCTTATGATGGAAAAAAGCCGCTTCCGGTCATTTTTGATTTTCATGGCAGCAACAGCAACCCTAACGGCCAGCTGGACCGTAGCGGCTGGGACAAGGTTGCCGAGCGCGCGGGCGTGGTCGTCGTGGCGCTTCAGGGCAGCCTCGATGGTGAGCTGCCGGGTACTCATGCCTGGAACGTTCCGGGCGTCACCACCCGCAAAGGCGGGCTGGACGAGCTTTCCTTCATTCGCGATGCCGTCAGCATGGTGAAGTCCAAATTCTGCGTCGATGAAGAGCGTTTCTATGGCTCCGGTTATTCCGGCGGCGGGCGCATGCTTTCGCAGTATCTTTGCAGCGGCAGCAACGACTTTGCGGCGGCGGGCTTCGTAGCCTCCCTTCGCGCGGGATATCCTGTCGAAACCGAAGGCAAGTGGGGACCGGACGCCAAATCCTGCGCACCGGCAAAGCCGATGTCAATCGTTGCTTTTGCGGGCACCAAGGATCCGGCCAACCCCTATCAGGGCGGCGGCAAGGCCTATTGGCAATATGGCGGCGAGACGGCGCTGAAGCGCTGGGCGGAGATGGATGGCTGCAAAGGTTCGGTCAAGAGCAAGTCTGCCGGAAACTTCACCTTCAATTCCTATGACGTGTGCAAGAGCGGCGCGCGCATCCATTCCTATGTCATCGATGCCTGGGACCATGCCTGGCCGCGCGCGACCATGAAGTCCGAAGTGATTGCCGCTTCCGCCGTTTTGACGCGCAAGCCCGGCAGCGATGCAACGCCGAAGGCGCAGCCTGCGGTGGATCGTAAAACTTCGTCTTCCGATACCGTGCAACAGGTTGATGCGGCTGAAAGAATGTGGGATTTCTTCCAGAATACGGAAGGGCAGATGGTTGTCGACGCAACGGCGAAGACGGATTGCTCTGTGAAAGCGGTTTCCGCTTCCGCATCCGCGAAAGCTTCGGAGACGACGTGCAGCCAGACCTTGAAAGCCTCAGCCAACCCCGCCCGCAGCGCGCCCGTGGCAGAGGACGCATTGTAA
- the ureC gene encoding urease subunit alpha, giving the protein MPYKISRAAYASMFGPTVGDKVRLADTELFIEIEKDFTTYGEEVKFGGGKVIRDGMGQSQATRAEGAVDTVITNVVIVDHSGIYKADVGLKDGRIHAIGKAGNPDTQPGVTIIVGPSTEAIAGEGKILTAGGMDAHIHFICPQQIEEALMSGVTCMLGGGSGPAHGTLATTCTGAWHIERMIESFDAFPMNLALAGKGNASLPKPLEEMILAGASSLKLHEDWGTTPAAIDNCLTVADQFDVQVMIHTDTLNESGFVEDTVAAINGRTIHAFHTEGAGGGHAPDIIKVCGNPNVIPSSTNPTRPYTVNTLAEHLDMLMVCHHLSPSIPEDIAFAESRIRKETIAAEDILHDIGAFSIISSDSQAMGRVGEVAIRTWQTADKMKRQRGRLKNEKGENDNFRVRRYIAKYTINPAIAHGVSHEIGSVEVGKRADLVLWNPAFFGVKPEMVLLGGSIAAAPMGDPNASIPTPQPMHYRPMFAAYGKLGTNSSVTFVSQASLDGGLAQRLGVAKKLVAVKNVRGGISKASMIHNTLTPHIEVDPETYEVRADGELLTCEPATVLPMAQRYFLF; this is encoded by the coding sequence ATGCCTTACAAGATTTCCCGCGCTGCCTATGCCAGCATGTTCGGCCCGACAGTTGGCGACAAGGTGCGCCTTGCGGATACGGAACTGTTCATCGAAATCGAGAAGGATTTCACCACTTATGGCGAAGAGGTAAAGTTCGGCGGCGGCAAGGTCATTCGCGATGGCATGGGGCAGAGCCAGGCGACACGGGCTGAAGGTGCGGTCGATACCGTCATCACCAATGTCGTGATTGTCGATCACTCGGGCATATACAAGGCGGATGTCGGCTTGAAGGATGGGCGCATCCACGCCATCGGCAAGGCTGGCAACCCGGATACGCAGCCGGGCGTCACCATCATCGTCGGTCCTTCCACGGAAGCGATTGCCGGTGAGGGCAAGATTCTCACCGCTGGCGGCATGGACGCGCATATCCACTTCATCTGCCCCCAGCAGATCGAGGAAGCGCTGATGAGCGGCGTCACCTGCATGCTGGGCGGCGGTTCCGGCCCTGCGCATGGCACGCTGGCAACGACCTGCACCGGTGCATGGCATATCGAGCGCATGATCGAAAGCTTCGATGCGTTCCCGATGAACCTTGCGCTGGCAGGCAAAGGCAACGCCTCCCTGCCAAAGCCGCTGGAAGAAATGATCCTTGCAGGCGCTTCATCGCTGAAGCTGCATGAAGACTGGGGCACCACGCCTGCCGCCATCGACAATTGCCTGACGGTTGCCGACCAGTTCGATGTGCAGGTGATGATCCACACGGATACGCTGAACGAAAGCGGCTTCGTGGAAGATACGGTTGCGGCCATCAATGGCCGCACGATCCACGCCTTCCATACGGAGGGCGCGGGCGGCGGCCACGCGCCGGATATCATCAAGGTCTGCGGCAACCCCAATGTCATTCCGTCCTCCACCAACCCGACGCGGCCTTACACCGTCAATACGCTGGCGGAGCATCTGGACATGCTGATGGTCTGCCATCACCTGTCGCCATCGATCCCTGAAGATATCGCCTTTGCCGAAAGCCGCATTCGCAAAGAAACCATCGCGGCGGAAGATATTCTCCACGATATCGGTGCCTTCTCGATCATCTCTTCGGACAGTCAGGCCATGGGCCGTGTCGGTGAAGTCGCTATCCGCACCTGGCAGACGGCAGACAAGATGAAGCGCCAGCGCGGTCGCCTGAAGAATGAGAAAGGTGAGAACGACAATTTTCGCGTTCGCCGCTACATCGCGAAATATACGATCAACCCTGCCATCGCCCATGGCGTCAGCCACGAGATCGGCTCCGTCGAAGTCGGCAAGCGTGCGGACCTCGTATTGTGGAACCCTGCCTTCTTCGGCGTGAAGCCGGAAATGGTGCTGCTGGGTGGCTCGATTGCAGCGGCCCCGATGGGTGATCCGAATGCGTCTATTCCCACGCCGCAGCCGATGCATTATCGCCCGATGTTCGCCGCCTATGGCAAGCTGGGCACCAACTCGTCGGTGACCTTCGTTTCGCAGGCATCGCTGGATGGCGGGCTGGCGCAGCGCCTCGGCGTGGCGAAGAAGCTGGTTGCGGTCAAGAACGTCCGCGGCGGCATCTCCAAGGCGTCGATGATCCACAACACGCTGACACCGCATATCGAAGTGGACCCCGAGACTTACGAGGTTCGCGCCGATGGCGAGTTGCTGACCTGCGAGCCCGCGACGGTGCTGCCGATGGCGCAGCGTTATTTTCTTTTTTAA
- the urtB gene encoding urea ABC transporter permease subunit UrtB has translation MFAVIGLLFSLTASAFSQQGDPKPLIDALGKADFKQAETLIGQIAATGDARVVPALEAFAAGELYVRKADSLVFLTKPAGSDLTLIDPLTGEAAGEAPKAAVAKIKVNNNLRRVIRAALGGLTLLSPERSVRLSAADAVLKAPSAENLELLEAALAKEADTQVRARMEEARAVSLLASNRSIDDKRAAIETIKNIGGRDAIGILMAASPSVDASLKPDIDAAISRIEGSLALWDGAQNIWYGLSLGSVLLLAAIGLAITFGVMGIINMAHGEMVMIGAYSTFIVQDVIRSHAPGLFDWSLAIALPVAFIVTGAIGLIMERGVIRFLYGRPLETLLATWGISLMLQQGVRSIFGPTNREVGSPSWMSGSFSVGYLNFTWNRVWIVCFSLSVFFALLLLLKRSAFGLQMRAVTQNRRMASSMGIRTPWVDAFTFALGSGVAGLAGVALSQIDNVSPNLGQSYIIDSFMVVVFGGVGNLWGTLVGALSLGVLNKFLEPTVGAVLGKILVLVLVILFIQKRPRGLFALKGRAIEA, from the coding sequence ATGTTCGCCGTCATCGGCTTACTGTTCAGCCTCACCGCTTCGGCCTTCTCCCAACAGGGCGATCCAAAGCCGTTGATCGATGCGCTGGGCAAAGCTGATTTCAAGCAGGCGGAAACGCTGATCGGGCAGATTGCGGCAACGGGTGATGCGCGGGTCGTGCCTGCGCTGGAAGCATTTGCGGCTGGCGAGCTTTACGTTCGCAAGGCCGATAGTCTCGTTTTCCTGACCAAGCCAGCAGGCTCCGATCTTACCCTCATCGATCCGCTGACCGGCGAAGCCGCAGGCGAAGCACCGAAAGCGGCAGTTGCGAAAATCAAGGTCAACAACAACCTCCGCCGTGTCATCCGCGCAGCGCTTGGCGGGTTGACGCTGCTGAGCCCGGAACGCTCGGTCCGTCTTTCCGCTGCCGATGCCGTGTTGAAAGCGCCGAGCGCTGAAAATCTTGAATTGCTGGAAGCCGCACTTGCGAAGGAAGCCGACACCCAGGTCCGCGCCCGCATGGAAGAGGCGAGGGCGGTTTCGCTTTTGGCGTCCAACCGTTCCATTGACGACAAGCGCGCTGCCATCGAGACCATCAAGAATATCGGCGGGCGTGATGCCATCGGCATTCTGATGGCCGCGTCCCCTTCCGTCGATGCCAGCCTGAAGCCCGATATCGATGCTGCCATTTCGCGTATCGAAGGCTCGCTTGCATTGTGGGATGGCGCGCAGAATATCTGGTATGGCCTGTCGCTCGGCTCCGTCCTGCTGCTGGCGGCCATCGGCCTTGCCATCACCTTCGGTGTGATGGGCATCATCAATATGGCGCATGGCGAGATGGTGATGATCGGCGCTTACTCCACCTTCATCGTGCAAGATGTCATTCGCAGCCATGCTCCCGGCCTCTTCGATTGGTCTCTAGCCATTGCGCTGCCCGTCGCCTTCATCGTCACCGGCGCAATCGGCCTCATCATGGAGCGCGGCGTGATCCGCTTTCTCTATGGCCGTCCGCTGGAAACGCTGCTGGCGACATGGGGCATCTCGCTGATGCTGCAACAGGGCGTGCGCTCCATCTTCGGGCCGACGAACCGTGAGGTTGGCAGCCCAAGCTGGATGTCCGGCTCCTTCAGCGTTGGCTATCTGAACTTCACCTGGAATCGCGTCTGGATCGTCTGCTTCTCGCTCTCCGTTTTCTTCGCCCTGCTGCTTCTCCTCAAGCGCTCCGCCTTCGGTTTGCAGATGCGCGCCGTCACGCAGAACCGGCGCATGGCTTCCTCCATGGGCATCAGGACGCCGTGGGTCGATGCTTTCACCTTCGCGCTTGGCTCCGGTGTCGCAGGGCTTGCAGGCGTGGCGCTTAGCCAGATCGACAACGTGTCTCCCAATCTTGGCCAAAGCTACATCATCGATAGCTTCATGGTCGTGGTTTTCGGCGGTGTCGGTAATCTCTGGGGAACGCTGGTCGGTGCGCTATCGCTCGGTGTGCTCAACAAGTTCCTTGAGCCGACAGTCGGCGCGGTGCTGGGCAAAATCCTTGTTCTCGTTCTCGTCATCCTGTTCATCCAGAAGCGGCCGCGCGGCCTCTTCGCACTCAAGGGAAGGGCGATCGAGGCATGA